Sequence from the Corallococcus sp. EGB genome:
GGATCCGGAATTCTTCAACAAGCTGTCCGTGTCGCAGCAGCCGGACTTCCTCTACATTGGATGTTCGGACAGCCGCGTGCCGGCCAACCAGATCATGGGCCTGGCGCCGGGTGACGTGTTCGTGCACCGCAACGTCGCCAACCTGGTCAACAACGTCGACCTCAACGTGATGTCGGTCATCAACTACGCCGTCCGGCAGCTGGACGTGAAGCACATCATCGTCTGTGGCCACTACGGCTGCGGCGGCGTACGCGCGGCGATGCAGCCCAAGGACCTGGGCATCCTCAACCCGTGGCTGCGCAACATCCGCGACGTGTACCGCTTCCACAAGCAGGAGCTGGACGCCATCGCGGACGAGACGAAGCGCTACGAGCGGCTGGTGGAGCTCAACGTCCTGGAGCAGAGCATCAACATCATCAAGACCGCCGCCGTGCAGAAGTCCTTCCTGACGCGGGGCTTCCCCACGGTGCACTCGTGGGT
This genomic interval carries:
- a CDS encoding carbonic anhydrase produces the protein MNIGASDRSTLAPARATFAAVTPYDKIFENNKLWAEEQLRSDPEFFNKLSVSQQPDFLYIGCSDSRVPANQIMGLAPGDVFVHRNVANLVNNVDLNVMSVINYAVRQLDVKHIIVCGHYGCGGVRAAMQPKDLGILNPWLRNIRDVYRFHKQELDAIADETKRYERLVELNVLEQSINIIKTAAVQKSFLTRGFPTVHSWVFDLRNGILQDLKLDFEQTLHSIQEVYDLTKE